The Moorella glycerini genomic interval GCTATCGGGGTGGCCACGGGCCAATCTTCTTTGATGCAAATTGTGACCCAAAAGTATGGCAGGTGGCTGGCCGTATTGCTAGGGTTGTCCGGTTTTCTGATTTGTGCCGGGTTTCAAACCGGTAATAATCTTGGTGTCGGGCTGGCCATGTCTTCCATGTTCGGCGGGACGGTGGCCCTGTGGGCAGTCATCTTTACGATTGTTGCCCTTGCCCTGATGTGGTCTTCGAGCAGCATTTACCAGGTCCTAGAAAAGCTGATGATGGCGTTGGTGGCAGTTATGATCATATCCTTTGTCGGGAACCTATTGATGATCAGGCCCGATAGCGCAGGTATTATTAAAGGTTTCATACCTGGCAAGCCGGGCAATTTCGGTCTTGTTGTTGCTATTTCCGCCACCACTTTTAGTGTCGCCGCGGCAGCTTTTCAAGCTTACCTGGTGAAAGGGAAGGGTTGGGGGAAAGATGACTACCGTAAGGCCATGCAGGACGCTACTGCCGGTATTATTGTTTTAGGTGCCATTACTATGGTGATTATGATTACTTCGGCGGCGGTGTTATTGCCTAAAGGGATTAAAGTAAACACTGCTGTTGAAATGGCCCTGCAGTTAGAACCCCTGTTGGGCCCCCTGGCCAAGTGGTTATTCCTCATTGGTTTATGGGCGGCGGCTTTCTCCTCGTTTATTGTTAACGCCATGATTGGGGGAACCATGCTGGCCGACGGCCTGGGCATCGGCAGCACCATGGACGGTAAATGGCCTAAATTACTGGCTTCTCTGGTGATGATCTTGGGAACAGCCGTTGCTTCCATCTATAAGACCAATCCTATCCAGCTTTTAATCATGGCCCAGGCTACCACTATTCTAGGGGTTCCCCTCCTGGCCGGGGTAATGATCCTGTTGGCTAATGACAAGCAACTTATGGGCGAATTGAGAAATAATCTGGTTAGCAATATTATTGCTGTGGTCGCATTCCTCTGGTTAGTATACCTTTCTATCCGGCAATTGCTAACATTTCTTGGTTAAGGACAGTTATGTTTCCCCAAAACTTGGAAGAGATGTTCTTTATCCCAACGGCGGGTACTCCGGGACGGGCTAAAATGCGCTGGAACTAGATTTATGTATTTGGCGGCAAGCTAGAGGTAAATTATTCAAATAGGAGCGGTTTTCATGCGCGATGTTGACGTTTTTCGGGAAAGGCTGCGGCAGTCCTTTTTTCCGGCTGTACCGGTCCCCTTCCGGCAGGACGGTACCATTGACCGGCTAGCCCAGGAAAGTTATAGCCGCTACCTGGCCGGGCAGCCGGTGACCGGTGTGGCGGTGTGGGCTCACACCGGGCGCGGGCTGTTCCTTACCAGCGAACAGCGGGAGTATGTCTACTGGAGCTGGCGGGAGGCCATTGGTAACGACAGGCCGATTATCTGCGGTGTGGGCTCCCGTGTGTCACCCGGTACGGCGGCTGATGCGGAAAAGTTGTTTTTGCAGCAGGCCATGGAAATGGCGGAACAGGCGCGCAACCTGGGGGCGGACGCCCTGCTGGTATATCCACCTACCTTTTACCGCGGCACAATAGGCCAGGAGGAAAAGATTATCGCGTACCACCGTATGATCGCCGGGCTGGGCGTTCCCGTTATCCTCTTTTACCTTTACGAAGCAGCCGGGGGCATTACCTACTCCCCCGCTGTATTGCAGGAACTATTTGCCCTTCCCCAGGTAGCCGGCATCAAAATGGCTACCCTGGATTCGGTAATGACCTACCAGGACGTAGCCAACCTGATCCGGCGGGATTATCCTGCCGTTAAGCTGATTACCGGGGAAGATAGGATGCTGGGATATACCATCGCCCTGGGAGCCGACGGTGCTCTGGTGGGGTTGGGAGCAGCCTGCCCGGGGCCACAGGTGGCCATGCTGAAGGCTTTCGGCGAGGAGCGTTATGAGGAATTCGTCCGCTTGATGCTCCAGGTAGACCGCCTGGCTGAGTGCACTTTTGTGCATCCGATGGAGGGGTATATCCAGCGCATGCTATATATCCTGACCCTGCAAGGGGTAATTCCCGCCGGGGCGGCTTATGACCCCTTCGGACCGGGGATCACAGAGGCGGAACGGAGCCACATCCGGGAAACCCTCCAGGACCTGAACCTGCTGTAAGAGGAGAATTATTGATGAACGATGTTTACCTGCTGCCGGCAACCTTAGATCTGGATACCCGTATTCGGAGCCGTATAATTGCCGACTATGAGCGCTTTGGCGATTCTTCCCTACCCCAGAAGGTGGAAGAATATATTTTGGAACAATATGGAATAGATGTTTCCAGTCGTTACGGGCGGTTCCCCATCAAGAATCCCTTTGGTAAGGCCTCCGGCCAGCTTTCCACCAACCTGGCCCAGGTCACCGGGGATGCCCAGGCCGGCCTGGGGTTTGTGGTTTTAAAGACTGTTATCGCCCAGGACCAGGCGGGGCATTCGACCATGGGCCAGTGGAAGGTGGCAGCTCCTCACATGGTGGTGGAGAGGATCATTAGCCGGCGAGGTGAAGAGGGATGGACGGTTACCTGGAAGGGACGGGGTTGGGAGAAGAGCTTTGCGGCCTATCTGGATTTCATGCGGGATGCGCTGCAGGTGGGC includes:
- a CDS encoding Nramp family divalent metal transporter yields the protein MFLKKILSLIGPAFITAAVVLGPGSITTSTKAGSLLGYSILWAVLLASVMMVFYTRMGAAIGVATGQSSLMQIVTQKYGRWLAVLLGLSGFLICAGFQTGNNLGVGLAMSSMFGGTVALWAVIFTIVALALMWSSSSIYQVLEKLMMALVAVMIISFVGNLLMIRPDSAGIIKGFIPGKPGNFGLVVAISATTFSVAAAAFQAYLVKGKGWGKDDYRKAMQDATAGIIVLGAITMVIMITSAAVLLPKGIKVNTAVEMALQLEPLLGPLAKWLFLIGLWAAAFSSFIVNAMIGGTMLADGLGIGSTMDGKWPKLLASLVMILGTAVASIYKTNPIQLLIMAQATTILGVPLLAGVMILLANDKQLMGELRNNLVSNIIAVVAFLWLVYLSIRQLLTFLG
- a CDS encoding dihydrodipicolinate synthase family protein — translated: MRDVDVFRERLRQSFFPAVPVPFRQDGTIDRLAQESYSRYLAGQPVTGVAVWAHTGRGLFLTSEQREYVYWSWREAIGNDRPIICGVGSRVSPGTAADAEKLFLQQAMEMAEQARNLGADALLVYPPTFYRGTIGQEEKIIAYHRMIAGLGVPVILFYLYEAAGGITYSPAVLQELFALPQVAGIKMATLDSVMTYQDVANLIRRDYPAVKLITGEDRMLGYTIALGADGALVGLGAACPGPQVAMLKAFGEERYEEFVRLMLQVDRLAECTFVHPMEGYIQRMLYILTLQGVIPAGAAYDPFGPGITEAERSHIRETLQDLNLL